tctttttttattttttattttttatttttatttttgtgggcttctttggcctccttttataaatgagcttcgctggcctcttttatttcctcacatgggacaatgctccatcaatgatgatcatcacacttacaactcaaaacttagagcaatgagggctctatatggaatgccttcggtagtgtaccgtgacaatgatctagcatggcatagacatcaatggaaacatcatgctagctatcttatgatcatgcaatggcaatgtagaagctgtggcacatgtcatggtggtagttgcatggcaatatatctcggggtggctttgaaaaagccatagtaggtaggtatggtggctgttttgagggaggctaatggtggttttatgcaccggcgaaagttgcacgacactaaagaagatagtgatggtggaaggtgaaagtgcatctaaaccatggactcgacattagtcatgaagaacttatatacttgttgcaaaagttttagtagtaatcgaaacaaagcattcaacgcatactcctaggggaagggttggtaggtataaaccatcgcgtgttcccgaccgctacacaaaggatgacaatcaataaactaatcatgctcagacttcatcacatcgcggttcaccatacatgcatgctacgagaatcactaacttcaacacaagtatttctagatccacaacaccttactagtataacttcaatattaccacaaccacaactcaaaactaagtgagatgaatcaaacttctctaactactcaatgcacatgaatatccaGTCCACTAAATGCTAGGCGTAATGAGGATAAGGGCCTCCAAAAAACTTCTTTTCGTTCTATGAACTTTAAGGTGTATGAAGTCTCATAGTTAACTCTTGCAGTGGAACGATAGAGACTCCATTTCACTTAGGTTGATTCAATTTAGACCAGAGGCAGACCTAAGTCAAGGTAATCTTCCTTTGAATAGTATATATGTAGAATGTGTATAAGAAATATCAATATTATCCCAACAATCCCTATTCTGGTGTGGTATGTCTAGTGCGCATCTAGATGTGATATAGTTATTGCATATCTAAATGACTAAATCaagcataaaaagaaaaagaaaaagaaaataaccaCATGAATCTTCAGGTAAGATCAATGATATATGATTTAGATGTGCAATGCTTATCTCACATCTAGATGCGTTTCAGCAAAATCAATTTTGGTGTACTAGTTTGGAGAATTAAACATCATCAAACTTGATAACTCACGGTTGtctagaattttaataaacagttTTGTTAAGTCTCAGTCGACTAAAACTTCGTTATGTCTCAATCTAATCCATTGATCTTACATGGAGATTTGGGCAAATGATTTCTTTTCAAAAAAAACTTCTTACATACTACTCCGTATATTATTCGACTCAGTCAACTGAGACCTAGTCACACCCTTTCAGAAATTTTAGTCACCTAAATTTGCCTCGCACATTGCCAAGAAGTGCACTATTAATTCACTGCCCACAAGATACCTTTTGTTGAAGGTCGTCGCGGGCGCCCCTTTGTTTAATTATAGCGAGATGCAAATCTCCCCTGGCGGCAGCGTCTAGGGTTTATCTCCCCTGGCGGCAACGTCTAGGCTTTATCCCGATTGGAGTCCGACTCCAACTCCCCCTCGGTGCGATTGAAGGCCATCCATATAGACGCACCGGATCGGGCAGATCATACCCTGTGCTAGGGTTGGTATCGCTGGCTATGGCGACTTCGGGCTCGAAATCGTCGGCTAATAACACGACCATGGCGGACAAGTCGATGGGGGTGGATGATCTGATAGGGAAGCTAAACCtgcaagggagagagaggaggatgaTCTCAATTTTGATGAGGAATTTCCAGATGAGACCGGGGAAGCGGAGTTCATGGTGATTGCCAAAGTACACACCGATAAACCCTTCTCCAGGGGGGCTTTCTATGAGAGTATGCGCATGGCGTGGAGCTTGGCACAGGGTGCTACTTTCAGCGCATTGGGCGAAAATCTCTTCTCGATCACGGTAAACTGTCTGGGTGATTGGAAGAGAATTACTGAAGAAGGACCTTGGCTCTTCCGGGATCATGGGGTTTTGATCGAATCATACGATGGCTTCACGAAATTTGATGAGGTGGCTCTCGATAAACTGGCAGTTTGGATCCAGATAGTTGATCTCCCTCCAATGTATAGGAAGGAGCAGGTGGTTCGATCTCTCACCAGAAAAGTTGGGGAGGTGTCGAGCGTCATGTTAAACCCTAGATGGGGCAACGACAGGATTGTCAGGGTCCGGGTCAGGTTGGATGTGAACGAACCACTGATGAGGTTTGTCTCTATAACTAAAAACCAGCGGAAAGTGTATTACTCCATCCTCTATGAGAAGATGTCGGTGTTTTGTTACGTGTGTGGACATATGGGGCATACTTTCTTGGAGCATGGTAATGGGAAGCATAATAAAGATTCCATGGCATGGGGTGACTGGATTCTCGCCCCTCGATCGGGAGGCCAATCTCAAGGGCCTAGACAGAATACTACTGCGGGACATAAACCTAATCCCCAGGGTAGAGCTGAGAGTGGGAAGCCCTCGGTGAAAGAGCTACAGGATGACGCCAATAGTCCTCTTAAAGCTGGAGATGGGAACAAGCATGAAGGCGAGAAATCCCACAAGAGATTAACGTATGAGGAGCCGGCCACAGAACCTAGTAGCTCAAAGCTACCTCTTCTCGTGGAGGCCGCGGCTGTGGGAATAATACCGATGGAGAACTTTGGACCTAACCCTGTTGCATATGGGGGGGAGGAGGACGATGTGTCTTCACAAGACTCAAAGCGATCAAAGACAAGCTGCAATACTGTCATGGATGTTAGTCATCAGATATCGGCGAGCTCCGAGAAGGAGCTCGATCGGACGCAATGAAACTGTTATGCTAGAACTGACGTTGGTTGCGGAAGCCTGCGGCAGTGCGTGCGCTTGTGGGGATCCACGGGCGAGCAAGACCAGATGTGCTTTTCCTGTCTGAGGCACATCTGAATAAAGCTAAGGCAGGGAAGCTGATGAGATGCTTATGGTTTGATCAAATGGCTGTCTCGGAGAGCGACAGGTGAAGTGATGGTTTAGTGATGCTCTGGCATACTAACTTGGGAGTCACGTCGATGGAAGTACATACAAACTTCATCGATATTCGGATCAATGAACATAATCCGGATGGTTGGTGTTTCATGGGGCTGTATGGCGAACCCAGCGGAGAAAGAAAACACCTTATTTGGGACTACCTACGACATCTACATGCGATGATAAGTCTCCCTTGGCTCATCGCGGGTGATTTCAATGAAATTCTGCACAATAATGAGAAGGAAGGAGGTACCTCACGACCGCTATGGTGTCTCCGTGGGTTCAGCGATGCACTGACCGACTGCGGGCTGGATGATCTAGGCTATGCGGGTGACATTTTTACTTGGCACCGTGGAAATATCCGTGAGCGCCTGGATCGAGAAGTGAGCAATGTGAGGTGGGCGGATATGTTCCCGGATTACGGTGTTTCAAATGAGGATTATGACAAATCAGATCATCGTCCTATTCTCATTAACACGGAACACAACACGATATTACAGCAGAGGACGAGACCTGGTACTCTCAAGTTCGAGGCACGATGGCTAGTAGAGGAAAATGTGGAGACCATAGTCCAAGCGGCATGGAACAATAGGAAGGACGAATGCCTGGGTCCGTAGGCAGACATAGTTGCTGGGGTGCTCGCTGACCTCCATCGATGGGATAAGGAAACACTAAAGGGACCAAGGGCGAAGTTACGAAACTGCAAGCTGAGCTTAATTCTGTGCTTTCGGGACCTTTAACTGATGAGGCAATAATCCAACAGCATAAGCTCCACATTGAGATCTAGGAGATGCTCGAGAAGGAGGAGCTTTATTGTATGCAAAGGGGTAGAGCCGACTGGCTTGCAAAAGGAGACCAGAACACATGGTTTTTTCACCGAGCAGCTAATGGTAGGAAGAAGTGGAACTCGATCGTGAAAATCAGAGGTTCTAATGGCGACTGGGTGGATGACTCGATGACATACATGAGCATATCTCGGCGTATTTATCCACTCTCTTTACCACTGAATTACAGGGGAATGACGGCGGTCTAATTCAGAAAGTAGTTCCAAGGGTTACAGCAGAGATGAATGCTGATCTTAATAAACCCTATACCAGGGAAGAAGTGAAGAAAGCCCTGTACAGTATAGGTGATTTCAAAGCCCCGGGACCTAATGGACTCCATGCGGTGTTCTATAAGAGGTTTTGGCACATTATTAGAGATGGCTTGGTGGATGAGGTATTAGAAGCTATACATAACAAGAAAATCCCAGTTAGTCCTTATACCCAAGGTGGAAAATCCAGAATATGTAACACAATTCAGACCTATTAGTCTCTGCAATGTCTTATACAAAGTTATCTCCAAAGTCCTGGCGGGGAGACTGAAATTTGTATTGTCTAATATCATATCTCCCAACCAGAGCGCCTTTGTTCCTGGACGACTAATtacggataacttcctcgtggctTTTGAATCATACCATGCAATCAAGAGGAAAAACTCCGGTTATGGAACATGTGCGGTTAAGCTGGATATGCACAAGGCATATGACCGGGTAGAGTGGTCTTTTCTCGAGAAGATGATGATCAAACTAGGGTTTTCAGCCGAAtgggtggccctcatcatggaatgCATATCCTCCGTGCAGCATCAAGTTCGTATCAATAACGAGTTCTCAGAATCTTTCACACCAACAAGGGGCCTCCGTCAGGGTGATCCGCTGTCGCCCTGCTTGTTCCTTATTTGTGCAGAAGGTTTGTCAAGCCTGTTAGCGTTCGAAGAGACGACAGGAAATATCACTCGGATAAAAGTGTGCCGAGATGCTCCCTCAGTCTCCCatcttctttttgctgatgattctcTCATTTTGATGCGTGCGGACCAAGGAAATGCAGCAAGCCTCCGACAATCCCTAGATGAATATTGCTTGGCTTCGGGCCAGCAAATCAGTGAGGCTAAGTCTGCAATTTTATTCAGTCCATGCACACCTGTTCAAGCTAGAGCGGAGATTTGTACCACCCTGAATATCATGGCCGAAGCCCTCTCAGAAAAATACCTTGGGCTGCCACCAATTGTCGGGGTAGACCGATCTGATTGCTTCCAACATCTAGTTGAAAGAGTATTGAGCAGAATAAGAGGATGGAAAGCAAAGCTTCTGAAAGGACgtcgatgtcgcctagaggggggggggtgaataggcgctttaaaataattacggtttaggcttgaacaaatgcggaataaaactaacgtttaatttgtcaagcacaaaacctacaacaactaggctcacctatgtgcaccaacaacttatgctaagcaagataaacaactaagtgatagcaagatatatgacaataaacaatatggctatcacaaagtaaagtgcataagtaaagggttccggtaagagataaccgaggcacgcagagacgatgatgtatccctaagttcacacccttgcggatgctaatctctgttggagcggtgtggcggcacaatgctccccaagatgccactaaggccaccgtaatctcctcaagctctcgcacaatgcaagatgtcgtgattccactaagggacccttgagggcggtcaccgaacccgtacaaatggcaaaccttgggggcggtcaccgatacccgtacaaattgctcggggcaatctccacaacctaactggagaccccgacgcttgcccggagctttacaccacaatgattgagcttcgacacaccaccaagcttctaggacgccaaagcatccatgaagaacaatatctagggtactaagtaccaaaggtaataagcttctcaaacttcacttccacgtatcaccgtggagaactcaaacgatgcaactaatgcaatggcaagggcgcacggagtgcccaagttcttccctcccaaatcccaccaaagcaactaatgctagggagaaaaatgagaggaagaacgaagaagaacacgaagaactccaagaactagacccaaggggttcccctcacttagaggagaaagtgattggtggaaatgtggatctagatctcctctctctttttccctcaagaactagcaagaatcattggagggattgagagttagcaagctcgaagaaggtcaacaatgggggaagaacacaagctaaagagataaggttcaatgaggaagaagacgcccttttataggtggggaaaaatccaaccgttaagcctcagagcccgcacagagcggtactaccgctcggtaggttcaccaaccatgatgaggccaaaaagtatgcaaaaaacagtccgacggagcggtactacctctcctggagcggtagtaaaaaatcactaccgctccgggggtggtactaccgctacacgagtggtactaccgctcgcacgaggagcggtactaccgctgtatactgaaactgctgtcatacggactccgaattcaacgaaaccaagtttgttggaaagctaatgacatgggctaacacaatattgacagaaatatcaataagaagcaagtgataaaagtcccataagaaaaatggtgagaacccttcttcgagtaagaccggtaaaaactcccaacatcgaaaacatcatagaagatgcatatggactccgttttcgatgaactcaagcctctcatgaagatgaacataagctctaaaactcacaaagagaaacaccaaacaagaaccaagaagtatgatgcaaggatgcaaatggtttgagctctcaacgaacgatacgatcaagctactcacttgagagccccccttgacagtatgacaatctatcctaaaacagaaaacctatcaagggcaaacctataccttgcacctcgtcctcttgagctagatgatgatgatcttggcttcctcaagatggaccacctttcttgattgcgttggcttgatgaagactagttgattgctcccccatacacactatgggtgagccgctcttcagcatatcttcacaagtccattgccaccacaatggatggcaagaatcaagcatgatatattcgtgctgatccacttgaacttgcacaccgcaatcttgatgacgatcaccacttgacgtcatccttcatgggttgtatgaaatcttccttttgacgcaagcccatggaagcacacctaacccccacatagaactctcacaaagaccatgggttagtacacaaacacgtaatggacaatgcttaccataccatgggatcacttgatccctctcgatacatcttgtacgctttgtgtgttgatcatcttgatttactctttgtctgagatcttgatcaaccttgtgtctctatgaccattctttggataataccttgaataccatcttggtcatcatataaactccttgaacccaacagatggacttcaagaagtgcctatggacaaatcctacaaatataacttaaggcaaccattagtccataggaattgtcatcaattaccaaaaccacatatggagatatatgctctagcaGCTTCTCTCTGTGGGGGGAAAAGAGATACTGCTCAAAGCGGTAATACAAGCTATTCCATCATATGCTATGTCAGTCTTCAAACTGCCGAAGGAGATATGTAATGATATTAATTCGGCAATGTCAAAATACTGGTGGGGTGATGACGACCATAAGAAACATATGCACTGACTTGCATGGTGGAAGATGTGTGTGCCGAAAGAAAAGGGAGGCATGGGTTTCAGGGACATCCATTGCTTTAACCTAGCTCTCCTAGCAAAACAGTCTTGGAGACTCCTAAGCTTCCCGGAATCATTATGTGCAAGAGTGCTTCGCGCTAAGTACTATCCTGACGGTGATCTTCTGAACTGTTCTCTGAAGAAAGGAAGTTCATATACATGGCAGAGTCTGTGGAGTGGCCTGCAAACGTTCAGAAAAGGCATCATATGGCGAGTGGGAGATGGTGTTTCCATTAACATCTGGGAAGATCCGTGGATACCAAGCAGCCCAAGCAAGAAGCTTATGACGCCATGGAACAATATAGTCCTTACTAAAGTCTCCGAACTTATAGATGGAGACAGCAGAACGTGGGATGAGGAGCTTATAAATGATCTTTTCTGGCCGATGGATGCACACCGCATTCTAAATATCCCATTGGCTTTGGGGATGATGAACGACTTCGTATCTTGGCATCTTGACAAGCGCGGCATATTCTCTGTTCGATCGGCGTATCATCAAGAATGGGACACCCAACATGGGCGAAAGTTGAGGAGGACAAACACAAACCATTCCTCAGGTAATAACCCTATTTGGATAACCATTTGGAAACTTCGGCTACCTGCAAAGATAAAAATCCACTTGTGGAAATCCCTACTGGGTGCAATACCCTGCTACGGCGTTCTGGCGAATCGACACATCATGACTAGTTCCCAGTGCCCGTTGTGCACAATGGATTGTGAGAGTATTAAACACGTTTTCTTCCAATGCTCGAGAGTGCAGGAAATCTGGAGGGTTTTGGGACTCTCGAGTTTGGTGAAACAAATTTGCTCCCTGGAGCAAGATGGGAGTGGCGCTCTATCTGAAATGCTCCTATCTAAGAGCACAATCAAGTCGCACATATCGGACGTGGGCCGTGGTGAACTGATCGCAACGACAGTCTGGTATGTTTGGTGGGAAAGAAGGAGTTTCACTCATGGCGAGCAAATCTCTGAACCCCCCAGATCGGCGCATGCAATATCAGTTCTTGCAAAGAACTTTGTCAGGGCGAGGAATAAGCAACGAGGTGTTATTCGGCACGGGTGGCAGCGGCCGCCTGAGGGTCTCTACAAGCTCAATGTCGATGCTGGCTTCTCTGGTGACTCGGGGACGGGTAGCACAGGCGCTGTGCTGCGCAATGACAGAGGAGTCTTCATCGCCGGCTCGTGTAGTGCTATTTCCTTTGCCGAAGATGCCAGTTCAGCCGAAGCAAGAGCTCTTAGAGATGGACTTATCCTGGCTAGCGAGGTGGGTGTGCAAAAAATCGTAGTCGAGTCCGATTGCCAAGAGGTGATCGACACCATGTTGCTCGACGGCAATTCGCTTGGACCGGCAGCTGCAGTTTACGAAGAGTGTTCCTTTTTTGCAAAGAACTTTAGCTTTATTCAGTTTGTCTTCTGCCCCACGAAAGCAAACATGGTCGCACATACCCTAGCTAGATTTGCTGAACGCACTAGAACTATAAAGTGGATGGAGGAGCCTCCTGGCTTTCTCATAGATACTCTAGCGAATGATGTAACTATTCTTTCACatgaaatattcaaaaaaaaaattcacTGCCCACAATGTTAGCAACACCTAGCAGCACTTTTGAACGGAAATTAGTAGGATGATTGATGATCCAAGCTGCAATGACTAACAAGTATGCTCCACTGTTGCCCTAAAAAAAACACGAGTGCGTTTTCTTTGTCGGTTTTTGCCATGCATGACAGGCAGGAGAAACTAACCGCCAGGGAGGGAGACCAGCAGCTGACCGTCTGAAACCGAAGGCATTCTGGGCCGAACACTTCGCAACCTCCTCAACTCCCTCTCGCCCCTCCCCCTTTTagcttccctccctccctccctgccTCCCCGGCCACCCCCCACACGGACGGCACGCCCACGCCCCGCCCTCGgcctccccctccctccaccACGAGCGCGGGCGCCATGAAGAAGAGACACACCCCGGCGACCCTCGGCGGCGGCGTCCGCTGCGCCGCGCTGCTCCTCGCGGCGCTGGTCATGTCCGGCGACgtcgccggcgccgcctcctTCAACTACAAGGACGCGCTCACCAAGTCGATCATGTTCCTCGAGGCGCAGCGGTCCGGGAAGCTGCCGCCCGACAACCGCATCAAGTGGCGCGGCGACTCCGGCATGGAGGATGGCAAGCTCGCCCATGTACGTGTTGCGGGCCGGCGTTATCGCCGCCGTTGATCTTGCATGCATGCTCCCCGGCCCGCTTAATTTCTTTCCTTCGCTTTTCATATCATATCTGCATGCATCCATGAGCTTCTTGGTTTGGTCGATCACGTCCTTCGCGTTCCTGTCAGCATCATGCATGATCGAATTTCTCGATCGGTTTGGTCGCGTCCATGTTGAATGCAAGCGTGCGTATGTTAAATGGGTGGAGCGTTCATGGCGTACGTTATGAGATCACCATGCGTGATTCACGCACATATAACTGCTAATTAGCGTCGATCGGCCATTCGCATTTGCATCATACAGTACGACATGAATCACGCCCGTTGatctctttttgagctaaatacatTGATGGAACGTCGCCTGGCCAACATGCATTTCAAGCAGAGCTTGTGCATGCATGAATGACGAAACCGTTGTCATTAATTGGATGGTTCAGGTTGATCTGACCGGCGGGTACTACGACGCCGGCGACAACGTGAAGTACGGCCTGCCGCTGGCGTTCACGGTGACGACGCTGGCGTGGGCGGCGCTGGCGTTCAAGCCGGAGCTGCAGGCGGCGGGGGAGCTGAAGCACGTGCAGGAGGCCATCCGGTGGGGCACCGACTACTTCCTCAAGTGCGCCACCAAGAAGAACCACATGTGGGTGCAGGTGGGCGACCCCAACCTAGACCACCAGTGCTGGGTCCGCCCCGAGAACATGcccaccccccgcaccctctACCAGATCGACGACAAGACCCCCGGCACCGAGATCGCCGCCGagaccgccgccgccctcgccgccTCCGCCATGGTCTTCCGCAACGACAAGAACTACGCCCGCCGCCTCCTCAACAAGGCCAAGCTGCTCTACGACTTCGCCAGGACCCACCTCAAGACCTACGACGGCGAGTGCCCCTTCTACTGCTCCTACTCGGGCTACAACGACGAGCTGCTCTGGGCGGCGACCTGGCTCTTCCTCGCCACCAAGCGCCAGGTCTACGCCGACTTCATCTCCCACGAGGCCATCTCCTCCAGCGTCGCCGAGTTCAGCTGGGACCTCAAGTACCCCGGCGCGCAGATCCTCCTCGCCGAGCACAACATGACGGCCAGCGGCGGCATGCAGAGCTACAAGACGCAGGCCGACAACTTCGTCTGCGCCGTCCTACCCGACACCCCCTTCCACCAGGTCTTCATCACCCCGGGCGGCATGATCCACCTCCGCGACGGCGCCAACTCGCAGTACGTCACCGGCACCGCCTTCCTCTTCGTCGTCTACGCCGACTGGCTCCACACAGCCGGCCAGAACGTCATGTGCGGCGCCACGCCCATCAAGCCGGACAGGCTCAGGGAGTTCGCCAAGCAGCAGATGGACTACCTCCTGGGGGCCAACCCGAGGGGGAGGTCCTACGTCGTCGGCTTCGGGGCCAACCCGCCCACGCAGCCGCACCACCGCGGCGCATCCACGCCGGTGCTCAAGCCCGGGACGGTGGTCAACTGTGGCATGAGCTTCGGCGACTGGTTCGCGCCGGACAGGCCCAACCCGAACGAGCTCACGGGGGCCATCATGGGCGGGCCAGACGGCGCCGACAACTTCATAGACAAGCGAAACGCGTCGGCGTGCACCGAGCCCTGCACCTACATCAACTCCCTCGCCATCGGCGCGCTCGCCGCGCTCGCCGGACGCGGCCCCAACCTCGTCGCCTCCCACTGATACCATGAGACGTATCCATGGGTTGATTCGTTGAGCCGGCCCGTCGATCCATGCCACACAACCCACATGCTCGAGTAGCATCTTGCATGCATGCGAACTCGCGTCATGTTGGCTCCTCGATCGAATAGTTTCTTTCCCACTCTCGCTTTGTCTCTGCTTCTTCAGTTTAATTTTAGGACAGTGCCTTCTTGATTAATTAATTGAGTTTTTTTATATTTAATTCGTACTTTAAGATCAGTTGATGTGTATGTGTCCGTTATTAGTACTTAATCAAGGAGTATGTCGCATTATTCAGACTAAATGAGTACTTTCAGTTGTTTACATGTTTGGCTAATTCTGGGTTGCCTTGTAAAAATCTTTAGATTCAGTGATTCACTAAGCCCTCTTGGATTGGAGCTGTGAGCCCCTTTCCAGTGCTAAGGATGCCACGTCGTCAAGAAAGTGATGTAAGAAAACAATTAAAAAGGAGAGAACATTATGGTGACAAAAAAAGGATACTAAACACGTAAACCTATGTAAAATGACTACTAACCAATGCATACAAAAATTTAATTATTGAACAATTTCATGAGGGAAGCTTAGCAACAAAAACTAAGCATCTATGTTGaaaaaactactccctctgtatcaGTTTACACGGCATGTGCGTGGTTTTGGGTCATTGGTTTGACTAATTATACATTATATGTCATAAAAATATATCATTGAATTCTTAAGTGGATATAGTTTTTAAATATATATTTATCGTCACATATGATGTATATTTAGTTAGTTAAATCAATGATCTAGAATCACGTGTTTGCCCTATAAACTGAGACGGGAAAGTAGTTGCTAAGGTTTTTAATACACTTAGCCCCTCATCTAAGCACTGATGCactgaaaaaaaaggaaaactctaTTGCTCAACCGGCTGATGCACGTGAATCATCCGCCGCTTGCTTAGCCGTCGGATTGGTCTTAATCGAGTGCTCGTCGCTGACGACAAGTCTCGTGCAGTCAGTTTTCCTTTCATGCAACAAGAGTATTGTTTCAGAAGGTTTCTGCAACACATGTACTGTTTCAGAAAAAAGTTTGGTCGTGAAGTTTTTTTCAGCAATTGGCTAGTTTCAAAAGATTTCCGCAACACAgtatttttttaaaaagaaaaaagggtTCAACAATGAATATATTTTTCTTCCGCAATAAGGGTCTTGTTTCAGAAACATAACTCAGCTTGAAGAAAGTGTCGGAGGAGTGCTCGGTGTGAGAACGTGCAAGGTAAAGTTTTTGGGAACATGACCTTCGTTGGAAAAAAAAATCTTCCGCAACAGTACATATGTTCCAAAAAGACGAACAATTTTTTTCTACAACCTCACATATGTTGTAAAAGTTTTTTGCAACATGACATTTGTTGCAAAGATTTTTACGGCACGACCTCTGATGCAAAGATTTTTACAGGGCAACGAGCTCGTTTCTGCAACTGGACCATTGCTTCAGGAATTAATTGGTCAGAGGAGGCGATCAAATCGCATGCCAGCAAATAAATCGAACGACTGATTTTTACGGAGCGGCCTCTGATGCAAAGATTTTTGCAGGGCAATGAGCTC
This genomic stretch from Hordeum vulgare subsp. vulgare chromosome 6H, MorexV3_pseudomolecules_assembly, whole genome shotgun sequence harbors:
- the LOC123404201 gene encoding endoglucanase 8, which gives rise to MKKRHTPATLGGGVRCAALLLAALVMSGDVAGAASFNYKDALTKSIMFLEAQRSGKLPPDNRIKWRGDSGMEDGKLAHVDLTGGYYDAGDNVKYGLPLAFTVTTLAWAALAFKPELQAAGELKHVQEAIRWGTDYFLKCATKKNHMWVQVGDPNLDHQCWVRPENMPTPRTLYQIDDKTPGTEIAAETAAALAASAMVFRNDKNYARRLLNKAKLLYDFARTHLKTYDGECPFYCSYSGYNDELLWAATWLFLATKRQVYADFISHEAISSSVAEFSWDLKYPGAQILLAEHNMTASGGMQSYKTQADNFVCAVLPDTPFHQVFITPGGMIHLRDGANSQYVTGTAFLFVVYADWLHTAGQNVMCGATPIKPDRLREFAKQQMDYLLGANPRGRSYVVGFGANPPTQPHHRGASTPVLKPGTVVNCGMSFGDWFAPDRPNPNELTGAIMGGPDGADNFIDKRNASACTEPCTYINSLAIGALAALAGRGPNLVASH